TCCGAGCTGCGAGCCGTGCAGACGCCCGTCGACGTGGCCGTACCGAAGGCGGTGCCCAGGACGCCGGCGGCCAAGGTCGCCGCGCTGGCCGCCCCCACGCGGGAGACGTTCGTGGATCTCGAGGCTCCGGACGTGGAGGTCGCGACGCCGCGGCCCTCGGCGCGGAAAGCGCGGGCGCCGGCGCTCCAGCCCGTTTCCCAGCAGCTTCGGACGGGAACGGCCGTGCGCCGGACGCTGGAGGCGCCCGATGTCGAGGTCCCGCGGGGAAACACCGCCAGGCCGGAAAAGGCGGCGCCCGTCGCGGTCTCCGGGGCCGTCACCGGCACCCACGTGGTGTACGACGCCGATCCCGGAGCCGCGCCGGAGGTGGCCGTGCCCGCCCCGCGGCCCTCCGAGGCGCCGGGCGCCGCGCCCCGGCTCGCGGTCGAGCGCGGCGGCGATCCGGGGCTGCGGTACTCGGCGGCCCCCGTGGACGCCCCCGTCGGTTCGCCGGGGCGGAGGACCCGCGCGGCCGCCTCCGCGCGTCTCGAGGCGGTGCGGGCGGCACTCGCCCGCCGGTACGGCCTGCCGCTCGTCTCGGTGAACGATCTCGGCCAGCGGTCGACCGAGGCCGCGCGCTGGAACCTCCTGCTCCCGCAGATCAGCGATCTGCTGCGCGAGGTGCGGGGCCGCGGTGACTGGAAAGGTCATGGAGAGGTGATGTCGGTGACCCGCGATGGCGACCGCCTCGTGATTCGCTACCGCGACGGCATCGTCCACGTGGTGGTCCCGACCGAGGACGGGCTCGTCGCCCTGTTCGTGGCGCGCGGCTCGGGCGCGCGCCCCGTCGTGTCCAAGGTGGAGGAGGCAGAGCAGGCTCGGGACGCTCTGCGCAGCTATGCCAGAGGTGCATCGTGATGAGTTCGATTCGTCGCCTGTTGCTCCTGTCCGCTGCGGCGATGGCCGTGGCCGCACCGGCCGTCACGGCGCAGACGGACGTCGTGAAGGACCTCGAGTCGATCCGGCAGGCGGCCGTCGCCGCGTACAACTCGCGGGACTGGGAGGCGGCAGCCGAGCGCGCGGACGCCTACGTGCAGCGGTTGGACGCGGCCGGACTGCCCCACGCCGGAGCCGATTTCGCGCTGGTCTCCTTCATCGGTGGCCATGCGCGCCTCGAGCTGTGGAAGAAATCCCCCGACACGTTCAAGTACGACTTCGAGCGGGACGTGCTCGGCGCCATGCACGCGTCGCTCGACATCCTGCAGGATGATCCGTTCTTCAAGTTCAACATCCTGGGCTCGGCCTACTACGAGAAGCTGAAAGCGGACGGGTTCCGGAATCTCGACTACGAGAACAAGGCCAACTGGTACCTGTACAAAGCGTTGATCTCCCGGGCCGAGGAACTGCAGGGGAAGCCGAAGGACGGTGACGAGTACACGGCGTTCGCCAAGTTCGTCCTGCTCTACATCAACCGCGCGTTCGAGATGGCGAGGCACTCGCCCGTTCCGCAGGTCTACCTGGTCCGCGTCCGCGAGGCGTGCAGGCTCGGCTTCGGAACGAAGTTCGACGACCGCTTCAACCAGCTCTTCCAGGTGGTCGGGTTCGACGACGGAAACGTGCGGGCCGGCGTCCTGTGGCAGACGGGTCTCGACATGATGGCCGATCCGGAATCGGACCCGGACGAGGTGCTGGACACGTTCCGTAAGGCGGCGGAGGCGACGAAGGGTTACCGCCACCGAGCCGAGATCTACCGGCAGATGGCCGACTACGCGAGCCGGCTGGACGAGCACAAGTACAAGCTCCAGGCGGTGGAGTACGGGAGGATGGCTTTCCGGCTCGATCCGGAGAACCACGACATCCAGGTCCAGTACGGCACCAGCCTTCATGTCATCTCCTACGCCAACTACAACCAGGGTCGCTACGAAGAGGCGCTCAAGGCGGCCAAGGAGGCCACCTCCTTCGAATGGGACGGCGACGAGGTCGCCTACTTCGACCTGAGCCGGGCGCAGGCCAACTTCGGCGACAAGATCAACGCGCTCACCAACGCCGAGATCGCCTACGAGAAGGCCAAGCGCAAGTACGAAGGCGAAGAGCTTCAGCCGTTCCGGCAGAACTACGTGAACATCCTCCGCCAGTTCGGCCTCTCGGCCAGGGCCGATCAGATCGAGGCGGAGGGCGAGGGGAGCTGACGACGATGACGCGGAGAACGATCGGAGCCGCCGCGGCCCTTCTGTCGCTGGCGACGCCCGCCTGGGCGGCGATCAGCGAGCAGGCGCAGGCCGAGCTCGACCACGTCCGGGAGATGTACCGGGCGATCACCTCGTACCACGCAGTGCTCTCGGGAGAGGGTGCGACCGCCGAGGTGGTCAGCTCGGCTCTGTTCGACGTCGAGCGGTACGTGGAGGAGCTCGACGCGAGGCTGGCGACGGACAAGCTCTTCTACGACGACCGGGAGACGATCGAAGCGATATCGGAGGTGGTGGCCAAGGCCCATATGCAGGCAGCGCTCCTCCACGCGCGCGGGGTCGATCTCGAGCGGTCGATCGTGCAGTACGAGAAGGTGGTGGATCTGCTCGGCTTCAACCCGGTGCAGTGGGACGTCACGATGGAGCGGAGTGGCCGTCTCGGGCTTCTGGCGGGGGCGCGCGAGATCGTTTTCGAACTCGGCACGCCGCGCGAGATCGTGAAGGACCTGCAGAAGTTCTGGTCGGCCGGTGTGGTCAGCCGATTCGAGATCCAGGAATACGCTCCGGCGCAGCGGGCCGGCATGGTTCTCGAGCGGATCGGCGGGCCGACCGATCCCTTCTCGCAGGCGGCGTTCGAGCTGGCGGCGCGGCGGTTCAAGGATCGGGCCGGTGCGGGGCTCGAATCCTTCCGCGTCGTTCTGCCGCCGGGCCGCTACCAGGTCACCGTCCCGGGGGACGACCGCCCGCCGCGGGAGTTCGTCGTCGTGAAGGGCGGCGTCCCGGATCCCGTGATCCTCAACCCGAACCGCTTCTCGTTCGCGTTCGCTGCGCCGGACGCGCGTTGCCGTCCCGAGCTGGAGCTCAACGGCGTTCCCGTCGCCGGCCTGGCGGATCTGCCCTACGGCACCTACCGGGTCAAGGCGCCCGAGGGCTGTCCGATGCGGCTGCCGGACAAGATCACCGTCGAGCAGAAGCCGGAGGTCACGCTCCGCACCGAGCCGGAGCGCCTGGACATGGTCCGGGAAGGCCAGCCGATCTTCCTGTTCATCACGACACCTCCGGGCAGCACCTACACGCTCAGGATGTAAAACCGGCGCCTCGCCGCCAAACGGCCAGGCGCCCCGGACGGGGACGGGGAGGCGATCGCGCCTTCCTGTCCCCGGTTCGGTTACGGGGGCGGTCCGC
Above is a genomic segment from Acidobacteriota bacterium containing:
- a CDS encoding CvpA family protein, which codes for MRSRRRARGADDDDAENDRSRRGPSVAGDARLGGDQRAGAGRARPRPGDVPGDHLVPRSALGRGCDRRGGQLGSVRRRAVRGGARREAGDGQALLRRPGDDRSDIGGGGQGPYAGSAPPRARGRSRAVDRAVREGGGSARLQPGAVGRHDGAEWPSRASGGGARDRFRTRHAARDREGPAEVLVGRCGQPIRDPGIRSGAAGRHGSRADRRADRSLLAGGVRAGGAAVQGSGRCGARILPRRSAAGPLPGHRPGGRPPAAGVRRREGRRPGSRDPQPEPLLVRVRCAGRALPSRAGAQRRSRRRPGGSALRHLPGQGARGLSDAAAGQDHRRAEAGGHAPHRAGAPGHGPGRPADLPVHHDTSGQHLHAQDVKPAPRRQTARRPGRGRGGDRAFLSPVRLRGRSARDGLRRCYPLGAVSLNPVDITFGVILAAVTIGGVLRGFVRIAVGLAGLGISLALALRLADRGPLWFSGLFATPEVARVAAFVLVLAGGLFATVALAWIARRLIAAAEVGWLDRLAGAVVGLVGGALLCAGLLVALTAFLPPGSPALRRSRLVPITIVVTDLAARVLPPGLADTYRRHRRALDPWLGGKRPETGRSASW